The genomic DNA GACAATGTCGATGAACAAAAGTGCTGTCTCTTCAGTCAATGAGGTAACCATGACTTCGAAGAAAGCACCCTCAATCGAGTCCACTGTTGCCCCACGGCCAAGAAGCATCCTCAAGACTTCAGTATTTCCAGCCCTAACTGCCAGCTTCAGAGCCTCTCCAGACTGAAAGTTGACATTGGCGTGTCCAACACTGAGCATAGTCTCAACCATAGCCTCTGAACAACGGTGCATCAGATATGCCTCAATGGCAATAAGAAAGGCGTGGTTGGCTTGCTCTCTCCCTCGGCCACCCCACGTGAGCAGATCATGGACAAGCCAAAGATATTTGTCGTCCGGAGCGAGCCAGTCCTTGGAAGTCTGGATGACACCCTGAAAGGCATCAATGACTGTGCGAATGTCGACATAGGCAGCGAAGAGCTCGAAAGCATCCCGCTCGTAGCTTTTGGCGGCATGACAGAAGGCTTGTCTGACATCGCTCCCTGAAACACCAAGATGAAGTAGTGCGCGGATTGTCGAGAGACCAGCCGGCATTTGCCATTTAGGATTTGCTAGAGCAGCGCGGAATCCAGCCAAGACTTCTTCTGGTGACTGACTGGCATGGGGTAGAAGGTTGAGGAGTGACAGATCCAGGCTTCTACAAGCAACTTGGAACACCGACTGCTCAAGAGGTTGGCGATTGTAGCCAGCTGCATGCAGTAGTCGTTTGACAATCCCAAGGCGTACCTCACTATCCGCAAGGCCAATAGACGCAGCGACAGCAGCCTGCAGTGACTGTAGAGTGACTGGACCAGACAACAGGACGGAGAGAATTTCCAGCCACCCCTTTGTCGAAGCGAGCACAAGCGGCTGGCCTCCGTTGAAGTTGACATCTGCATTGGCTCTTTGTACCAAGAATTGCACCAATGAAGACCGTGACGTAGCGTCGCCCTCAAGAGAATCCCCGTGGAGCGATATGGCGAGCAATCTGTTGACTGGctctccctccaacccagcagGAAGCAAAAGGCTGGCCATATCGTGAATGATTGAAATCGACCTAACCGAAGCTAGCGAGTCGATTGTTGTAGAGATGGTGAGCTTTGACGGCCCTCCATACAGCACGGCTTTGAGCATCGGCACAGAGCGGCTCTGAATGGCGGCATGTATCACCGCCCCGTTCTTATGCTCGATTGATGAGCCATGCTGAACAAGCGACTGGATGAGCTCAACCGACCGCCTCTGTTTGACAGCTTCAAGCAAGACTTCATCTCTCACAGGACCTTTTGCCCCTGACTGTAGACAAGCAATCAGGGCCCGGTCTAGACCAGCAGTGAATGCTTCTCCCACCATGGCGTCCAAGATAAGGGGGATAGATGCCATCTCGGGTGTAGACGCAATGGCGACAGCAATATCTTCGTAGTGACCCAATATCGCGGCTTTGAGTGCAGCTGCATTCTCAAATTTCGGGTCCGCCTGTGCGTCCAGCAAATTCTGAACCTTCATGTAGTTGCCTGATGCTGaagccctcaccaaccctttGTGCCGGCAGTCTCCGCACGCTCCTTTAAGCCTTCCCAGCAGGAGGGGAAGCATGTCATTCGGACCGTTGTCCACAACATGCAAAAACTGCTCATGCAGGGGCTCAGCATTCGCACCACCGGATATCAAGACAGACACTTTGGCCGTATCATTCTGGGTGATGGCAAACGGAAGTGCTCTGTCGAACGCGTCTTGGTCCGCCTTCAGGGCGAGTGCATAGACGATCTCGTATGAGCAATTCTGCACGGCTCTCTCAAGAACATCACTGCGAAtatcttcttgatctcggccGGTCATGACCTTGAAGAGGTTGGTACTCTTCCGTCGCTTGATGGAAGCATTGGCTTCGAAGTCGGTCTGCAAGGCATAGACAAGGGCCGGAGTTGCATCGGGAGCTTTTCCCTCGGCGATACTTGCGAGAACCGCATTGGCGTCTTTGTAGGTGAATTCTCCTTTGGACTTTCGACTCTTGTTATTGCAGTGCTCCGACATGAGAGCTTTGGCCCGGGCCACTTCTTTCTCCGAGAATTTCATGTCGGGTTTGAAGATGGTGGACACGGTTCTGCACAAGCTGGCTCTCACGCCGAAaggtgatgctggtgaggAGAGTGGAGGCGAGTATGGGGTCATTGGTGGGCTCATTGGGGGACTCATTGGTGGACTCATTGGTGGACTCATTGGTGGACTCAATGTCGGGGTAAAAGCAGGAGATGCTGAGaacattgttgttgtcgatggtgttggtggtgttgaaatTGTTCGAGTGGAGCCCACTGTGAGATGCATTGGGGCTTCCATCGTTTCGAAGAGTTGGCTACCTGCCTAAGTAAAGTACCTAGGTAACAATGTCTGAGAAGGGCTTTTGATTTCAAACACAGCCTAGCTTTGGTGAGATGAAGAATAGGGACAATTGAAGGAAATTCTTTCCTGGGAATCTTCTGGGTACCCTCTTCCCACGGCTTTGGGTCAGTTCTAGAGATGACAGCGAACTGACAGAACTTCCATGTGAGGCTCTGCGGCAAAGCAAAGCGCATAATGAGCGGAGAACATGCAGTGGTGACTGCAGTGTTTGTTTCGATTTCAGACATTTTACCGGCCCGGATGCCTTTTGCTGGCCGGTGTAGCAGCTGACCCCCACTGAAAATGCATGTGGCCATTTGTTGTACACCACTACAGCAAGGCGACCTATGAGACAGTGCAGACGCCGTGTACTTGAACACGATGTACCTTTCACTATGAGGCATCTTCACGGACCACATCTGCACATGGAGGTGGACTAATTAAAATAATGTTGGGGCTGTGCAGCCACAACGGTTCCAGCCTGGGGGCCGTTGTTTCACATGTTGGGGTCTAGCACCCGGTATTCCAAGATGTGCTTTATCAGGCTGAGGATGATCATTGAACTCCTGAATTAGTGTTCGCCTCTGGCCACTCAGTAGGTTAGCATGGTGTTTTTCGGCGCTTAGGATCAGATGCAATCTCCCTTTCTTTGATCTATCTAGATACTGTCGACCCAGGGATAAGTCTTTTTAAACCTGACAAACCTTCTCGTCATCGACATCAAAGCTCATTTTGTCCAAACATCTCAAATACTCTCTTATTCGTACAACTAAGCACAATGGCAATCAACGGCCCTCTGAAAGCAGTACCCGGCTCGGCAGAGTACCTGGAGTCTCAGTTGAGTGGTCCAGAGCTTAGCTGCCGGCACTTTCCCAAGTACCgtgccgaggaggaccaCCGCTACCCGAGTCGTCTTGGCTTTTTCTCTTCCGATCCCGAGCCCAAGATTACCTACCTTGACACCAAGAAGCTCTGCATTGCCTGTCTCGTAGCCGCAGTCCCAGACGGATTCAACTACATCCCTCCTTCAACGCCAGCAACGTCAGCGCCCCTGCCAATCAAGGCACCAGAGTTACCTTCACAGGCATTCCAAGCTGGTCATCATCGTCTCAACCGAGGGTCTCAACCGGTGCCCACGCCCAGTCACCTCATTGCCCCACCTGTGTCAATCGACTTGGCACAGTCGCCATGGCTTCAACATGGTTGGAACTGGATGAAGAGCCAACGGAAGCCATTTTACGTCGATGCGTTGTACCCTTTGGATGATCGGCTACCTATCGTCAGGGCAACAGTCACGAGAGATGCTGAAATAGCTACCCATTCGGGGACCCCGTACGCTGGTCAAATCATCACTCTCAATTCAACCGTTTTGCAAACAGAGTTTCAACAATCTACCGTGACTTCGACGATAAAACAAGTCACGgtcaaaaagaaagaaatcgAAGATGGAAAACAGAAGAAAACCGCAACGTCGACAACCAAGGCGAAACCTCAAGACACGAATCGCGGTCCCAAGTCCACCTCCTCAGACATTCCGCCAGTGCCAACGCCAAAGGTCGCTGCGAACCTTCAGAATGATTTAGGACCTCGCTCTCCCAATACAGTTTCTCTGAGCAAGGCATCCAGCAAAGAAGCAACTTCAACAAGCATCAGTTCAAAGACTGTCAGCACTACGGGCTCCGTCCAGTCGAAGCCTCGTAACGGTACGTCGAATACGAAGCTAAAGGCAGAAACCGGCTTGAAGTCAGAGGGTTGGGTAAAGTCTGGGGCTCACAGTTCTGCTGCATCATCTGTCATACCAACCGCGAAGATCACAGAGGAGCGCCATATCCCCTCGTCGATTACCAACTGGCAAGACTTGATGATGCCCATATCCCAGCCAACTCCTGGCCTGGATACCAAAGCCGCGGCTGGAAACGTTGTCAACACCGGGGCAAGTCTCGCTGGCAAGATATCCCTGGGACAAGCCAAACCTCCTGGAAAGGACATGGCCAACCTTACACAGGTAAGAAATACAAGTTTGACAGAGGTCTGCTCTTACAGCTCAGTCGTAACTGACATAACCTTTCACAGgcagcctcagcaacagcagccgcaCGGACAACCATCACCCAGACGCAACAGTCAACATCTTCGTCAAGTCAACGTTATCTTGCAAAGAACTGGAGCCGCCACGACCCTATCCCGTTTCAAGACAACAGCCACATACCACCTCTGAAGGCCTACAAACGTACCGCAGGAATACAGGGGCAAGCTAGCGAATTTCTGCCTTTAGAGAAGCTATTGCCCAAGGGCACTGTTGTCGCATCCGATGAGGATATTTCCACGTTCCAATTCCCAGACAAGGCCTCTGGTCCTCTGCAGAAGATCTTGATGTCCATTCCTCAGACATCACATGCCCCCACCGGCGGCCCATCCGTGTCACGACAATTTATCGACAGTCTCTTGTCAACTACAACATCCACAGTTCAGACAAGTGCTTCTATGGTCCAGACGAGAGGGGTTGTCGGCTTGGATGGACGCCAGGGCCCTGGTCAAAAACTGCCAACGGCGCAGGGAGCCAAGACAACATCTCTCCGACAGACAGTTGGTCAAGCCATTGGTGGTCTTACCTCCACAAAGGCAACGATGCCCTTGCCAACCAAAGCACCGGCTCAGCCATCTATCCCCGGATCACAAGCAGTGCAGACAGCTGCGTCAGGTATTTTCGCTGCTGCAAAACAGACCATCAGCTCAAAAGAACAAACCCGGAGTGCCCCCAAAGAGGACAAAGATAAGACCAAACAAAGAGTTCCGCCTGTCGCTGCTAAGCCATCGCAAGTCAAGGAGTCTTCAGGGGCAGTCAAGAAGAACAGTGACACCAAGTCTAAAGAGACAAAGGTGAAGACAGAACAGACCAAgacatcctccaccctcaccgcctcTGCCAATAAAACATCCACGAGTTCCAAAGACACAAGCGAGTCtaccaaggccaagaaggaaatTTCTAGTGCTGAGACGAAGACGCGTGGTGCGAACAAGCGGAGCGGGGGCGGGGACGGGAAGTCTCTGGTGGGCTCTGGGCTGAATAAGTTGAAGGACGTTGTAGCCGCAGTTGCGGAAGACTCCGCCGGTCTCCACGAGCCCAAGTCCAAGCAAGATGGAGGCAAGGATAACAAGACTGTAAAGAGCGATGCTAAAAAGAAGGCTACCCATGGGGTGAAGAAAGAGGTCAAAAGCAAGGTCAAGCAAGGGATCAAGAAAGACAGCAAGACGGCTAAGCCTCCAAAGACAAGCGGCAACAAGTCTATCAAGGAGTCGAAAGGAAAGGAGAAAGTCAAAAAGAGTATGGCGTCTACGAAGTCAGAGTCTCGAAGTGTCTCCAAGAGGCAAGAGATGAAGAGCAAGACAATAAAGACAAAGACTACCACTACTAAGGCTGGGGAGaagacggagaagaagaccgaggaggagactgAAGAGGATACGGAAGATGAGACTGAAGAGGATACGGAAGATGAGACTGAAGAGGATACCGAGGATGAGACTGAAGAGGAGAttgagtttgatgatgaggatgagagcgaggatgagagtgaggatgagagTGGGGAAGAGACTGAGGATGAGAGTGGAGATGAGAGTGAAGATAAGACTGAGAGTGAGGAGAAGTCCACCAGTGAGTCATCAGGCCATAAAAAATTGTCAGACGTTAAAAAGGGATCAACTGGCAACAACGACGACCCAGATGGCTTTAAGGAGGATGGTGACTCTGATTTTTCAAATCCGAACGCCAAGAGAAAGGAACAATCAGCAGATCCCAAAGACCCTGAGGACCCAACCAATGCCTCAAAGGGTTCTAATGAGGAGCAATCCTCCAAGGCCGACAATCTGGACACCACTAAGAAGAATGCtgtcgatgacgacgatgcaGCCGCCAACAAAGCTTCGACTGCGGATGGACCATCAGATACGCAGCTATTTTCAATCACCAGAGACCAAGCCGAGGAGAATTCAAAGTCTCAAGAGTCTTCCACCGAGAACGGATCTTGCCATGCCAAGGAGGCTTCATCTGAAGAAAAAGCCGCAAcatccaccgccagcaaGAGCGAAGATACAAGATCCACCACTGTCAAAACCCAAGACAACACTGTCACGTCAACCAGTTATGAGGCTTCCACCAAGGAGACCCTTTCTACCAGCAACGAAGTATTGACCACCGGCGAGCCTCCGGCCACGCCTCAGCGATCAGTCCCTGACAGCTCCTCTACCGTGGATCAGAGGATCAGTGAACCGACAAAAGCTGACAAGTCATCCGGTTCTGCCGTTCTAGCTGGAGCTGCGGTAACTGGTGCTGCGGTAATAGCTGGTGCAGTCATTTACCATAACATCACAAACAACAGTTCAACCACCATAAACGTTGATCAGTCTTCGCACAACCACCAAATTGAAGCTGCTCAacaaggagagggagacaCTGATAGTGATAACAACGATCAACACTCTGtacaaggagctcaagacaGTGATGTTGAGCAGCATGATGGTTATAATTCGAAAGGTGAAAACGATCAACTCAGCGGCAACGACACTGATAGCGATAACGGACGTGGGAATGACACCGACAGCAATAGCGGAGAACATAACGCAAACGACTCAGACAAcgatgaagaggttgacaATGGGAGCCAAGCGGGCTTCGACACCCAAAGCGTCGATGGGTCCCAACAGGGAGAGCACGACAGCGACGACAATGATAACCACCACAAAAGCGACGACGGTAGTGACAATGAGGGTGACAGCGAAGGTAATATCGAAtcgggaggagatggagagagtGATAACGAAGGAAACAtggcaggcgaggaaggaagTTTCAAAGGTTATGCCTCAAGTGATGATGGGCACCGAAagtcggatgatgagggtggctccaacgatgacgatggggaCGAAAATGAAGACGATTCTCAGAGGTCGAGTGTTtctggggatgatgatgacaaccAGAGCCACAATAGATGGGGAAATCAAGATAGCGACGAGGAGCAGAACAATGGGAGTGATGCGGATGGCAATGGTGAAGAAAACGAATGGGGAGATGACACACAGAGCCAAGtcagtggtgatggtgacgatgatgacaatgacGCCCAGAGTGTCAGCGGGCAGAGCTCTGGAGGCGGCTCTAACCACACCGGAACGGCTAATAGCAAGGATGGAAacggggatggagatgacgatgaggatggataCGGGTATCACAATGACAGTGGAGATGAACCcgctggagatggtgatgaccgAAGTCTGAACCAAGATAGCGATGCCTTGCAGGACGATGACAATGAGCTGGACGACGATAATGAGcaggacgacgatgatgagcagGACGATGATAATGAGCAGGACGACGATAATGAACAGGATGATGAagcggaggatgatgaagcggaggatgatgaagcagaggatgatgaagcagaggatgatgaagcagaggatgatgaagcggaggatgatggagttgaggatgatggagttGAGGATGAGTACGGGCAGGATAAGGGCGATGAGCAAGATGATGAGAATTATGAATATGGGCAGAATGAGGAGTACGGGCAGGACTATGAAGATGGGcaagatggtgatggcaaCGGATATGAAGAAGACTATATGTACTAGTAGTATCAGTTGGAGAGAactgggtaggtaggtaggcaatGCATTTCGTGCAAAACATTTGGCGTTTCCTTATAAGTATTGAAGAGTGAAATGTGCGGTCTTGCGTTTGAAGGAGTTCCAATGGGTCAGTGGCCGATGCCACCTTTGAGAGATCTGGTGCTTGGAGCCCACTCCTCCAGGCTCCTCGGAATTTTCTTCTCAGACCGTCACGATGCACCATTTTTTTTAATCTCACTGCATGTTGAAGTAAGCATGAACAGTCCttggtggtttgggaaaTCCGCCCTAATCAGATGATTGGTTGGTTTCCGGACCGGCGACCTAGCGCTTTCCTCCCCCGGCAGACCTTGATCATGAACAGTGAATCAACAAATTGGCACCTAGCTTCTTTAGGTATCAACACATTGAAAGATGGCACATGATATTGCAATTGAGTCACAGAAGACGAGAAAATGTGGCTTCGTCTGGTTCGTTGAGGTAGGAATATAGTGTTTAGGTAGGGGTAGGTCAATACATTATCTTATATTCAATGATCTTTCCACTGTTCTCTTACTCTGACTCTGGACCCCAGTCTTTTGGTTCATcacttctttctttcttttacATTGTATCAAAAGGTCCTCGGTGTTTCGATGGCGCACACAAGCAGTCATAAAAATACTCAAATTCAAAAAGGAGCCAAGTCGGCTACCTCGAATACCAACCCTGACCTGAAAGCCGACTGGTTGAGCTGCCCACTTGCCCCAAAAAGTGTCAAACCCAAAACTTCTGAAACAAAGGTCTCATCTCAGTCGAAACCAACCCCAAAGCCAAAAGACCCACACTATCTCATCAAGCGTTACCTGAAGGACGGCGTGGTTCATATTCATGAGAAACTGTGGATGGAAGCAAGAGATTTGCCACAAGAGCCTGGGGCATTCCACGGAGAATTAGAGGTGCTTGAAAATCTGCCTTTTATCAGTCCTGTTTCCCGTCCTTTCCTTTGTTTCTTTATTAGTTTGTTTGGAGAAACAGTCTTGTTGACGCTTCTATTGTGCAGGAAACGGACTTTGATATTTGTATTCTGGCTGAGTTTGCGGGTCAAGTTCATGAATCTGTGATGATTGGGTCTTGTGACTCTGCTCCTCACCTCTCATATCTATGATGCGAATGAT from Podospora pseudoanserina strain CBS 124.78 chromosome 2, whole genome shotgun sequence includes the following:
- a CDS encoding hypothetical protein (EggNog:ENOG503NZ3G; COG:S) yields the protein MEAPMHLTVGSTRTISTPPTPSTTTMFSASPAFTPTLSPPMSPPMSPPMTPYSPPLSSPASPFGVRASLCRTVSTIFKPDMKFSEKEVARAKALMSEHCNNKSRKSKGEFTYKDANAVLASIAEGKAPDATPALVYALQTDFEANASIKRRKSTNLFKVMTGRDQEDIRSDVLERAVQNCSYEIVYALALKADQDAFDRALPFAITQNDTAKVSVLISGGANAEPLHEQFLHVVDNGPNDMLPLLLGRLKGACGDCRHKGLVRASASGNYMKVQNLLDAQADPKFENAAALKAAILGHYEDIAVAIASTPEMASIPLILDAMVGEAFTAGLDRALIACLQSGAKGPVRDEVLLEAVKQRRSVELIQSLVQHGSSIEHKNGAVIHAAIQSRSVPMLKAVLYGGPSKLTISTTIDSLASVRSISIIHDMASLLLPAGLEGEPVNRLLAISLHGDSLEGDATSRSSLVQFLVQRANADVNFNGGQPLVLASTKGWLEILSVLLSGPVTLQSLQAAVAASIGLADSEVRLGIVKRLLHAAGYNRQPLEQSVFQVACRSLDLSLLNLLPHASQSPEEVLAGFRAALANPKWQMPAGLSTIRALLHLGVSGSDVRQAFCHAAKSYERDAFELFAAYVDIRTVIDAFQGVIQTSKDWLAPDDKYLWLVHDLLTWGGRGREQANHAFLIAIEAYLMHRCSEAMVETMLSVGHANVNFQSGEALKLAVRAGNTEVLRMLLGRGATVDSIEGAFFEVMVTSLTEETALLFIDIVTSSDGSNVVQTFRKTIPQLRTPVRECLAAHPGSIKLVKRLIKLGVKFDMTEPTALYGSDYGPEPCTALLWSLLPRPPGCRPIEPGVILALIEAKVADVNFVAPVSKATALILAAAFGHAEVVNHLIKAGANTRIRDSLDSSALFYASREGHLDIVKALLKMPYRPNDGSLHEAARNLHSKVCRALIATKNFSVNFASFLHGVRTPLHEMACCCDGSGSQVDMEDTLLELKKGGLDLFQFWKTPKWKNALILALENPRPFAVIKALLDMVWDDINNDNNVYTLQEPSPKTGSMITCHYSPTMYLKFLHPSNSEKEAELNYALEQMLRDKGAEDRYWSDVAADQPLGAIGYPEALAKEIKRLEKIQRDHDDQLRRDKEAQFQKIFIEQTRHEQRLVQEGQATVHKVQNSNILHESKLHQDAEVTLQQLQTLEEKNHIAHRGRVLANQDKAGLLAVDNNGLAQKHHINERHQQVMDNQKVHLAQMLDYQAYRKTQMMDQQKLHQTQMTDHHKLVTQERADYQKFITQQRTDWQKVQAAQGVDQQKLLTHKTMEKQKLKATEAVDKHKVYQLHKMNKETRDNVKKTGEQQVTLKKSMAKLDVKADQRKLDFQRSTDQNKLNFAHASNQQKVDYQWDAHDEELDFEQNKAGMRLLEQEMSKRIGGPAAPGQRKVVKGKQQGPRGFIEQ
- a CDS encoding hypothetical protein (EggNog:ENOG503Q4X5), translated to MAINGPLKAVPGSAEYLESQLSGPELSCRHFPKYRAEEDHRYPSRLGFFSSDPEPKITYLDTKKLCIACLVAAVPDGFNYIPPSTPATSAPLPIKAPELPSQAFQAGHHRLNRGSQPVPTPSHLIAPPVSIDLAQSPWLQHGWNWMKSQRKPFYVDALYPLDDRLPIVRATVTRDAEIATHSGTPYAGQIITLNSTVLQTEFQQSTVTSTIKQVTVKKKEIEDGKQKKTATSTTKAKPQDTNRGPKSTSSDIPPVPTPKVAANLQNDLGPRSPNTVSLSKASSKEATSTSISSKTVSTTGSVQSKPRNGTSNTKLKAETGLKSEGWVKSGAHSSAASSVIPTAKITEERHIPSSITNWQDLMMPISQPTPGLDTKAAAGNVVNTGASLAGKISLGQAKPPGKDMANLTQAASATAAARTTITQTQQSTSSSSQRYLAKNWSRHDPIPFQDNSHIPPLKAYKRTAGIQGQASEFLPLEKLLPKGTVVASDEDISTFQFPDKASGPLQKILMSIPQTSHAPTGGPSVSRQFIDSLLSTTTSTVQTSASMVQTRGVVGLDGRQGPGQKLPTAQGAKTTSLRQTVGQAIGGLTSTKATMPLPTKAPAQPSIPGSQAVQTAASGIFAAAKQTISSKEQTRSAPKEDKDKTKQRVPPVAAKPSQVKESSGAVKKNSDTKSKETKVKTEQTKTSSTLTASANKTSTSSKDTSESTKAKKEISSAETKTRGANKRSGGGDGKSLVGSGLNKLKDVVAAVAEDSAGLHEPKSKQDGGKDNKTVKSDAKKKATHGVKKEVKSKVKQGIKKDSKTAKPPKTSGNKSIKESKGKEKVKKSMASTKSESRSVSKRQEMKSKTIKTKTTTTKAGEKTEKKTEEETEEDTEDETEEDTEDETEEDTEDETEEENEDESEDESEDESGEETEDESGDESEDKTESEEKSTSESSGHKKLSDVKKGSTGNNDDPDGFKEDGDSDFSNPNAKRKEQSADPKDPEDPTNASKGSNEEQSSKADNLDTTKKNAVDDDDAAANKASTADGPSDTQLFSITRDQAEENSKSQESSTENGSCHAKEASSEEKAATSTASKSEDTRSTTVKTQDNTVTSTSYEASTKETLSTSNEVLTTGEPPATPQRSVPDSSSTVDQRISEPTKADKSSGSAVLAGAAVTGAAVIAGAVIYHNITNNSSTTINVDQSSHNHQIEAAQQGEGDTDSDNNDQHSVQGAQDSDVEQHDGYNSKGENDQLSGNDTDSDNGRGNDTDSNSGEHNANDSDNDEEVDNGSQAGFDTQSVDGSQQGEHDSDDNDNHHKSDDGSDNEGDSEGNIESGGDGESDNEGNMAGEEGSFKGYASSDDGHRKSDDEGGSNDDDGDENEDDSQRSSVSGDDDDNQSHNRWGNQDSDEEQNNGSDADGNGEENEWGDDTQSQVSGDGDDDDNDAQSVSGQSSGGGSNHTGTANSKDGNGDGDDDEDGYGYHNDSGDEPAGDGDDRSLNQDSDALQDDDNELDDDNEQDDDDEQDDDNEQDDDNEQDDEAEDDEAEDDEAEDDEAEDDEAEDDEAEDDGVEDDGVEDEYGQDKGDEQDDENYEYGQNEEYGQDYEDGQDGDGNGYEEDYMY